In one window of Miscanthus floridulus cultivar M001 chromosome 12, ASM1932011v1, whole genome shotgun sequence DNA:
- the LOC136495588 gene encoding uncharacterized protein, translated as MAVPNYTYLKLKMLGPNGVIKIESSYEHAYDCDVQCIEYAEALVEAETLIVDLDRLGIQLTKPKHRVGTFEPAEAVKLVPVDPTCPDDRALRISATLDIK; from the coding sequence atggcggtccccaactacacctacctcaagctcaagatgttgggtCCCAATGGCGTCATCAAGATTGAGTCctcgtacgaacatgcatatgactgcgacgttcagtgcatcgagtacgccgaggctctcgtggaggccgagaccctcatcgtcgaccTTGACCGACTTGGCATCCAGCTGACCAAGCCCAAGCATCGAGTCGGGACTTTCGAGCCTGCAGAGGCCGTCAAACTCGTCCCAGTCGACCCCacatgccccgacgaccgggcgctgaggatcagcgccaccctcgacatcaaatag